The following coding sequences lie in one Arachis ipaensis cultivar K30076 chromosome B03, Araip1.1, whole genome shotgun sequence genomic window:
- the LOC107634703 gene encoding cyclin-dependent protein kinase inhibitor SMR6: MGLSEKAAQVDGGFDSDHSNRKWVIAGISLRAPLKPINTTTTTTTLDIDRDQKEEEEEAEDECTTTPTSVESRIPTILTCPPAPKKKRKPSSKCNNFRGVAVIREFFNPPDLETVFIRHVS; this comes from the coding sequence ATGGGGCTCTCCGAGAAGGCGGCGCAAGTAGACGGAGGATTCGACTCAGATCACAGTAACAGAAAATGGGTCATCGCTGGAATCTCTTTGCGTGCACCATTGAAGCCAATAAACaccactactactactactaccctTGACATTGACAGGGatcagaaagaagaagaagaagaagcagaggatGAGTGTACAACAACCCCAACAAGTGTTGAATCAAGAATCCCAACAATATTAACGTGCCCACCTGCTCCAAAGAAGAAGCGAAAACCTTCTTCAAAGTGCAATAATTTCCGTGGTGTTGCTGTTATCAGAGAGTTCTTCAACCCACCTGACTTAGAAACCGTCTTCATCCGCCATGTTAGTTGA